The Sphingopyxis fribergensis genome contains a region encoding:
- a CDS encoding FMN-binding negative transcriptional regulator, with protein sequence MADREFQTGGSVSLFERFDKADVKALIEEFPLAWVSGGPAATLDASLLPLVGVYDADGRLVELIGHMMRSNPLHATLEQDPHGTILFNGPGAYVGPEHAGRRDWAPTWNYAQLKIRAEIGFDDALTEASLQILIDAMEAGRAAPWSIDELGARYRSMLGHIIGFRAIVTSLSGKFKLGQDESGETLHNILDGLPDADTVAWMRRFNQGR encoded by the coding sequence GTGGCGGATCGAGAATTTCAGACGGGGGGTAGCGTGTCGCTGTTCGAGCGGTTCGACAAGGCGGACGTCAAGGCGTTGATCGAAGAATTTCCGTTGGCGTGGGTTAGCGGAGGTCCTGCCGCGACGCTTGACGCAAGCTTGCTTCCGCTGGTTGGCGTCTATGATGCGGACGGGCGGCTGGTCGAACTGATCGGGCATATGATGCGCTCCAACCCGCTGCACGCTACGCTCGAACAGGACCCGCACGGCACGATCCTTTTCAACGGACCCGGCGCCTATGTCGGCCCGGAGCACGCCGGAAGGCGTGACTGGGCGCCGACCTGGAATTATGCGCAACTGAAAATCCGCGCCGAGATCGGGTTCGACGACGCGCTGACCGAAGCGTCGCTGCAGATATTGATCGACGCGATGGAGGCCGGGCGCGCCGCGCCATGGAGCATCGACGAACTCGGCGCGCGCTATCGATCGATGCTCGGCCACATCATCGGATTTCGCGCAATCGTCACCTCGCTTTCGGGCAAGTTTAAGCTGGGGCAGGACGAGAGTGGCGAAACACTGCACAACATTCTTGATGGCTTGCCCGATGCCGACACAGTGGCATGGATGCGCAGGTTCAATCAGGGGCGCTGA
- a CDS encoding amidohydrolase family protein translates to MTRAMLFGSIAAGALALAGPAGAQRAAPLPWQEDPFPSRYQAPPAEDMLLKGATILDGAGGRVDGGDVLIRGGKIVAVGRGLANPGVREVDASGRWITPGVIDVHSHDGTFVLPLTAIDREASDVSETSAPNVADTWVETAVNAQDMGFDRALSAGVTTIQILPGSTPIFAGRSVVVKPVRGATVWDMKAAGNVQGFKMACGENPKSWGADDDNEGPTSRQGVISYMRQAFLDAQRYKRAVEQGRAGTGAMPPRDLKLEALAGVLAGDIRVNLHCYRAGDIAAVLSIAREFGFRIGAVHHATEAYKIPGLLREAGTCAAVWADWWGFKMEAQDGVRAEAPLLERAGVCVMMHSDSPADGQRLNIAAAKAAAAGRRIGIDIPPERMIKWTTSNPAKLLGMDKRIGTLASGYQADVVLWSGNPFSVYSKADLVLIGGAVVRDRTRPPAEPVSDFEIGRAGANR, encoded by the coding sequence ATGACGAGGGCGATGCTGTTCGGATCGATTGCGGCGGGTGCGCTGGCACTGGCCGGTCCTGCGGGCGCGCAGCGTGCGGCACCGCTGCCTTGGCAGGAAGATCCGTTCCCCAGCCGCTATCAAGCGCCCCCGGCCGAAGATATGCTGCTGAAAGGCGCGACGATCCTCGACGGCGCGGGCGGCCGCGTCGATGGCGGCGATGTCCTGATCCGCGGCGGCAAGATCGTCGCGGTGGGGCGGGGGCTTGCCAATCCCGGCGTGCGCGAGGTCGATGCGAGCGGCCGCTGGATCACCCCCGGCGTGATCGACGTTCACAGCCACGACGGCACCTTTGTCCTGCCGCTGACCGCGATCGATCGCGAAGCCTCCGACGTGTCCGAAACCAGTGCGCCCAATGTCGCCGACACCTGGGTCGAAACGGCGGTCAATGCGCAAGACATGGGTTTCGACCGCGCGCTGTCGGCGGGCGTCACCACGATCCAGATCCTGCCCGGCTCGACTCCGATTTTCGCGGGCCGGTCGGTTGTCGTTAAGCCCGTTCGTGGCGCGACCGTCTGGGATATGAAGGCGGCGGGCAATGTCCAGGGCTTCAAAATGGCGTGCGGCGAGAACCCCAAATCATGGGGGGCCGACGACGACAATGAAGGCCCGACCAGCCGGCAGGGCGTGATCTCCTATATGCGCCAGGCTTTCCTCGATGCACAGCGATACAAACGCGCGGTCGAACAGGGACGTGCGGGAACGGGTGCGATGCCGCCGCGCGACCTGAAGCTGGAGGCGCTCGCGGGCGTCCTCGCCGGCGATATCCGCGTGAACCTCCATTGTTATCGCGCGGGCGATATTGCCGCGGTGCTGTCGATCGCCAGGGAGTTCGGCTTCCGGATCGGCGCGGTCCATCACGCGACCGAGGCGTACAAGATCCCCGGCCTGCTGCGCGAAGCAGGGACCTGCGCCGCGGTATGGGCCGACTGGTGGGGCTTCAAGATGGAGGCGCAGGACGGGGTTCGCGCCGAGGCGCCGTTGCTCGAACGGGCGGGGGTGTGCGTGATGATGCATTCGGATTCGCCCGCCGACGGTCAGCGGCTGAACATCGCCGCCGCGAAGGCCGCCGCAGCGGGCCGGCGGATCGGCATCGACATCCCGCCCGAACGCATGATCAAATGGACGACGAGCAATCCCGCCAAGCTGTTGGGGATGGACAAACGGATCGGCACGCTGGCCTCCGGCTATCAGGCCGACGTCGTACTGTGGTCTGGCAATCCGTTCAGCGTTTACAGCAAGGCCGACCTTGTCCTGATCGGCGGCGCCGTGGTTCGCGACCGGACGCGGCCGCCGGCCGAGCCGGTATCCGATTTCGAGATCGGCCGCGCGGGAGCCAACCGATGA
- a CDS encoding amidohydrolase family protein → MRMMTSLIALAIATPAAAQTLAVTHAEAWTMEGAEPVKDATIIIENGRIVSVDAAGGVPSGATVIDAGGKPVTPGLVNGATQIGLVEVSGSPDTRDDASTDERAPGYDPSRALNGNSTLVSLARADGITRALIYPSPSRHAPMSGEPVFARLRDGVDILDRGGVALYAVIGGGAWERLGARAQQWTALRKLLGDTKRGMAAPAETNKKKHKRGGGPPGDPLGGPDDTIRDVVAGRLPLAIQTHRESDIRQAAALASDLGIKVIIVGGTEAWRAADALAAAKVAVVLDPQVNLPFNFDQLGARQDNAAILTRAGVQVAIGQAGGAIHANYNAGMALREGAGIAVANGLPYVEALRAVTVNPLAIWGRGGGTLAPGADADLVVWDGDPLEPSTNAMNVIVEGRPVSNRSRQDLLAERYKDAR, encoded by the coding sequence ATGAGGATGATGACAAGCCTGATCGCGCTGGCGATCGCAACGCCCGCGGCGGCGCAGACGCTCGCGGTGACCCATGCCGAAGCCTGGACGATGGAAGGCGCCGAGCCCGTCAAGGATGCGACGATTATCATAGAGAATGGCCGGATCGTATCGGTGGACGCGGCAGGCGGCGTTCCGTCGGGCGCGACGGTGATCGATGCGGGTGGCAAGCCGGTAACCCCGGGGCTGGTCAATGGTGCGACGCAGATCGGACTGGTCGAAGTGTCGGGGTCGCCCGACACGCGCGACGACGCCTCGACCGACGAACGGGCACCCGGCTATGATCCGAGCCGCGCGCTCAACGGCAATTCGACGCTGGTCAGCCTCGCGCGTGCCGACGGCATCACGCGCGCGCTGATCTATCCGTCGCCGTCGCGCCACGCGCCGATGAGCGGCGAGCCGGTCTTCGCGCGGCTTCGCGACGGCGTCGATATTCTCGATCGCGGCGGCGTTGCCCTTTATGCGGTGATCGGCGGCGGGGCGTGGGAACGGCTTGGCGCGCGCGCGCAGCAATGGACTGCGCTGCGCAAGCTGTTGGGTGATACGAAACGCGGCATGGCTGCGCCGGCCGAGACGAATAAGAAAAAGCACAAGCGCGGCGGCGGTCCCCCCGGTGACCCGCTTGGTGGTCCCGACGACACGATCCGCGATGTCGTCGCGGGCAGGCTGCCGCTTGCGATCCAGACGCACCGCGAATCCGATATCCGCCAAGCCGCGGCACTCGCGTCGGACCTCGGGATCAAGGTGATTATCGTCGGCGGCACCGAGGCATGGCGCGCGGCGGATGCGCTCGCGGCGGCAAAGGTCGCCGTTGTGCTCGACCCGCAGGTCAATCTGCCGTTCAATTTCGACCAGCTCGGCGCACGGCAGGACAATGCCGCGATCCTGACCAGGGCGGGGGTGCAGGTCGCGATCGGGCAGGCGGGCGGCGCGATCCATGCGAATTACAATGCGGGCATGGCCTTGCGCGAAGGCGCGGGCATCGCGGTGGCGAACGGGCTGCCATATGTCGAGGCGCTGCGCGCGGTGACGGTGAACCCGCTCGCGATATGGGGTCGCGGCGGCGGTACGCTGGCGCCCGGCGCCGATGCGGACCTCGTCGTGTGGGACGGCGATCCGCTCGAACCCTCGACCAACGCCATGAACGTAATCGTCGAAGGGCGGCCGGTGTCGAACCGGTCGCGGCAGGACCTGCTCGCCGAACGCTACAAGGATGCGCGCTGA
- a CDS encoding MFS transporter has product MTQIPGMIGVPADGDAPLDTRPAIRLELDRKTRARAAIAGSAGNLIEWYDFYAYAYTALYFASAFFPEGDRTAQLLNVAAVYAAGFLIRPLGGWYFGRFADRRGRRAAMIASVLLMGAGSLLVAILPTYATIGAAAPALLLVARLMQGFSTGGQYGAAATYLSEIAEPGKRGFYASFQFVTLIGGQLFALLTIFLLQTAMTDAAIREWGWRIPFVLGAVLAGVFILFRDAMHETAEPAGKGEEAGSMKTLIQHPRAMLTVMALSAAGAVTLYTFTTYMQKYLVNTAGMDVATASRIMLVVTFAFLLLQPVLGMLSDRIGRRTNLLIFSGGMTLFAVPLLGAIGKVQTVWTAGLLIFAALAIMSFYTSVSGLFKAELFPASVRALGVGLGHAIASAIFGGTAEYAALLLKQMGHEQAFAWYVSAICAVAFVVALRMKEPRAHGHLH; this is encoded by the coding sequence ATGACCCAGATTCCTGGAATGATCGGCGTGCCCGCAGACGGGGACGCGCCCCTCGACACTCGTCCGGCGATCCGGCTCGAACTCGACCGCAAGACCCGTGCCCGCGCCGCGATCGCGGGTTCGGCGGGCAACCTCATCGAATGGTATGATTTCTACGCCTATGCCTACACCGCGCTCTACTTCGCTTCGGCCTTTTTTCCCGAGGGTGATCGCACCGCGCAGCTGTTGAACGTCGCCGCCGTCTATGCCGCGGGCTTCCTGATCCGCCCGCTCGGCGGCTGGTATTTCGGCCGCTTTGCCGACCGCCGCGGTCGTCGCGCGGCGATGATCGCGTCGGTGCTGTTGATGGGTGCGGGGTCGTTGCTCGTCGCGATCCTGCCGACCTATGCGACGATCGGCGCTGCGGCCCCGGCGCTGTTGCTCGTGGCGCGGTTGATGCAGGGCTTTTCGACCGGCGGCCAATATGGCGCGGCGGCGACCTATCTCAGCGAGATCGCCGAGCCGGGCAAGCGCGGCTTCTATGCCTCCTTCCAGTTCGTCACGCTGATCGGCGGTCAATTGTTCGCGCTGCTGACGATCTTCCTGCTCCAGACCGCGATGACCGACGCGGCAATCCGCGAATGGGGCTGGCGCATCCCCTTCGTTCTGGGCGCGGTGCTGGCGGGCGTGTTCATTCTGTTTCGCGATGCGATGCACGAGACCGCCGAGCCGGCGGGCAAGGGTGAAGAGGCGGGGTCGATGAAGACGTTGATACAACATCCGCGCGCGATGCTGACCGTGATGGCGCTGAGCGCCGCGGGGGCGGTCACCCTCTATACCTTCACCACCTATATGCAGAAATATCTGGTTAACACGGCGGGAATGGACGTCGCGACGGCGAGCCGGATCATGCTGGTCGTCACCTTCGCCTTCCTGCTGCTCCAGCCCGTACTCGGAATGCTGTCGGACCGGATCGGGCGGCGCACCAATCTTTTGATTTTCAGCGGCGGGATGACCTTGTTCGCCGTGCCGTTGCTCGGCGCGATCGGCAAGGTGCAGACGGTGTGGACCGCGGGCCTGCTCATATTCGCCGCACTTGCGATCATGAGCTTCTACACGTCGGTTTCGGGTCTCTTCAAAGCGGAACTGTTCCCCGCGAGCGTGCGCGCGCTCGGCGTCGGGCTCGGCCATGCGATCGCGTCGGCGATCTTTGGCGGAACGGCCGAATATGCCGCGCTGCTGCTCAAGCAGATGGGGCATGAGCAGGCATTTGCCTGGTATGTCTCGGCGATCTGCGCGGTTGCCTTTGTCGTCGCGCTGCGAATGAAAGAACCGCGCGCACACGGCCATCTTCATTGA
- a CDS encoding amidohydrolase family protein — MKPARTLDYQVSSGTFMSLAVSPDGKTILFDMLGEIYAMPAKGGRAVPVATGMAFEVQPTFSPDGKWIAYVSDRSGGDNVWIARIDGSGARRISDEDDGAVRTSPEWSADGKSVYVSRYRIRIDRYELWRHPVDGAPGELVAPSKLKDDAPRAAWQSTLGASASRDGKYLYYARRTGDLSFDEPVPWAIVRRVLATGAEETVVGSSGGRESGSETFFRPAISPDGRLLAYATRRMAETRLRVRDLATGVDRDLGPAPLDLMNGAAWLDLIPRYGFTPDSKAILIAWQGKIERRPVDGSAATPIPFKARLQLAVGASTRIGFREDTGPVRAKLLQGTAASPDGKRVAYAALGSVYVQRVDGGAAVRLPIFGDPPSLPGWSPDGARITYVTWGERAGGAVWTVAADGSGAPAKVSDLAAFYSHPAFTPDGKAILTMRSPAAARQQSSFEFGTVRRGELVAIPAAGGPARVVTRGTFGQRPHFVQGQPGEVYLLGDDGLVAIDLGRGTQRAVASVKAQGYYFTDQPADADDIRISPDGQWLAAQTSEQLYVLPAPTHPKVAVDLTTSDGPARKITAMGADFFDWRADGSLIWSVGNYLQLLPKATAPAPVTHIELIAELPRARPTGSILLRGARALTMTDGDRAVADADILITGDRIAAIGPRGSFTVPAGTPERELGGKTVAPGFIDDHDHIGGVRRNVIGYEEWGLRARLAFGVTTSFDPSTLGIDQIAYQDLIDAGLVVGPRLRSTGPALFSKERFTSLDQVRGVLGRYRNAWGLRNIKQYRGESRIVRQWIAMAAREKGILPTTEGSHNPKLILTQILDGYAGNEHALPIAPFGKDVVKLYQLMRTSYVSTLLVNTSGPAGRHYYIARYDPALDPKVKRFWSPPAIAHKLAHRDWGSLEASRMPALAADATKLAENGALVGMGSHGDEPGIGYHYEMEAHMLGGMKPMAVLHVATAGAAETIGRLGDMGTLEPGKYADLVVFDADPLADIRNTKSVKLVMRGGQLFDADTLDELWPVERKLPAPWFADGANETQWLPSE, encoded by the coding sequence ATGAAGCCCGCGCGCACGCTCGACTATCAGGTGTCGAGCGGCACCTTCATGTCGCTTGCCGTCTCGCCCGATGGCAAGACGATCCTTTTCGATATGCTCGGCGAAATCTATGCCATGCCCGCGAAGGGCGGCCGCGCGGTGCCGGTCGCGACCGGCATGGCGTTCGAGGTTCAGCCGACCTTCTCGCCCGACGGCAAATGGATCGCTTATGTCAGCGACCGTTCGGGCGGCGACAATGTCTGGATCGCGCGCATCGACGGCAGCGGCGCGCGGCGGATCAGTGACGAGGACGATGGCGCAGTGCGCACCTCGCCCGAATGGAGCGCCGACGGCAAATCGGTCTATGTCAGCCGCTATCGCATCCGCATCGACCGGTATGAACTGTGGCGCCATCCGGTCGACGGGGCGCCGGGCGAACTGGTGGCACCGTCGAAACTCAAGGATGATGCGCCGCGCGCGGCGTGGCAGAGCACGCTCGGCGCCTCGGCATCGCGCGACGGCAAATATCTTTATTATGCGCGGCGCACCGGCGACCTGTCGTTCGACGAGCCCGTTCCTTGGGCGATCGTCCGCCGCGTGCTTGCGACCGGGGCCGAGGAAACCGTCGTCGGCAGCTCGGGCGGACGCGAGTCTGGGAGCGAGACCTTCTTCCGCCCCGCGATCTCGCCCGATGGCAGGCTGCTTGCCTATGCGACGCGGCGCATGGCCGAAACGCGGCTGCGCGTCCGCGATCTTGCAACCGGTGTCGATCGCGACCTCGGCCCCGCGCCGCTCGACCTGATGAACGGTGCGGCATGGCTCGACCTCATTCCGCGCTATGGCTTCACGCCCGACAGCAAGGCGATCCTGATCGCCTGGCAAGGCAAGATCGAGCGCCGCCCCGTCGACGGGTCTGCGGCGACCCCGATCCCGTTCAAGGCGCGGCTGCAACTCGCGGTCGGCGCGAGCACGCGCATCGGTTTCCGGGAAGACACCGGCCCGGTGCGTGCCAAATTGCTGCAAGGGACCGCGGCTTCGCCCGACGGCAAGCGCGTCGCTTATGCTGCGCTCGGCAGCGTCTATGTCCAGCGCGTCGATGGCGGAGCGGCCGTCCGGTTGCCGATCTTTGGCGATCCGCCCTCGCTGCCCGGCTGGAGCCCCGATGGGGCACGCATCACCTATGTGACGTGGGGCGAGCGGGCGGGCGGTGCCGTCTGGACGGTCGCGGCCGATGGCTCGGGGGCGCCGGCGAAGGTCAGCGATCTTGCCGCCTTCTACTCGCACCCTGCTTTCACCCCCGATGGCAAGGCGATCCTCACGATGCGCTCGCCCGCTGCGGCGCGACAGCAATCAAGCTTCGAATTCGGTACCGTACGTCGGGGCGAGTTGGTCGCGATCCCGGCGGCAGGTGGACCGGCGCGGGTCGTGACACGCGGCACATTCGGGCAGCGCCCGCATTTCGTGCAGGGCCAACCCGGCGAGGTCTATCTGCTCGGCGACGACGGGCTCGTCGCCATCGATCTTGGCCGCGGCACGCAGCGCGCGGTCGCCTCCGTCAAGGCGCAGGGCTATTATTTCACCGATCAGCCCGCCGACGCCGACGACATCCGTATCAGCCCCGACGGCCAATGGCTCGCCGCGCAGACGAGCGAGCAGCTTTACGTGCTGCCCGCGCCGACCCATCCGAAGGTCGCGGTCGACCTCACGACATCCGACGGTCCGGCGCGTAAGATCACCGCCATGGGCGCCGACTTCTTCGACTGGCGCGCCGACGGCAGCCTGATCTGGTCGGTCGGCAATTATCTGCAACTGCTGCCCAAAGCGACCGCGCCGGCGCCCGTGACGCATATCGAATTGATCGCCGAATTGCCTCGCGCGCGGCCGACGGGAAGCATCCTGCTACGCGGCGCCCGCGCCTTGACAATGACGGACGGCGACAGGGCCGTCGCGGATGCCGATATATTGATCACCGGCGACCGCATCGCCGCCATCGGGCCACGCGGCAGCTTTACGGTTCCCGCTGGCACGCCGGAGCGTGAATTGGGCGGCAAGACCGTCGCGCCGGGGTTCATCGACGATCACGATCATATCGGCGGCGTGCGCCGTAACGTCATAGGCTATGAGGAATGGGGACTGCGCGCGCGGCTCGCCTTTGGCGTCACGACGTCATTCGACCCCTCGACGCTCGGAATCGACCAGATTGCCTATCAGGATCTGATCGACGCGGGGCTTGTCGTCGGGCCGCGGCTGCGCTCGACCGGGCCCGCGCTCTTTTCGAAGGAGCGTTTCACCTCGCTCGATCAGGTGCGCGGCGTGCTGGGCCGCTATCGCAATGCGTGGGGTCTTCGCAATATCAAGCAATATCGCGGCGAAAGCCGGATCGTGCGGCAATGGATTGCGATGGCGGCGCGCGAAAAGGGCATCTTGCCGACGACCGAGGGCAGCCACAATCCAAAGCTGATCCTCACGCAGATCCTCGACGGTTATGCGGGCAACGAACATGCGCTGCCGATCGCACCCTTCGGCAAAGATGTGGTGAAACTCTATCAGTTGATGCGCACCAGCTATGTCTCGACTTTGCTCGTCAATACGAGCGGGCCGGCGGGACGGCACTATTATATTGCCAGATATGACCCGGCGCTCGATCCGAAGGTCAAGCGTTTCTGGTCGCCGCCCGCGATTGCGCACAAGCTTGCGCACCGCGATTGGGGCTCGCTCGAGGCTTCAAGGATGCCTGCACTCGCTGCCGATGCGACGAAGCTCGCCGAAAACGGCGCGCTCGTCGGCATGGGCTCGCACGGCGATGAGCCGGGGATCGGCTATCACTACGAGATGGAAGCGCATATGCTGGGCGGGATGAAGCCGATGGCGGTTCTCCATGTCGCGACGGCGGGTGCGGCCGAGACGATCGGCAGGCTGGGCGATATGGGGACGCTCGAGCCGGGCAAATATGCCGACCTTGTCGTGTTCGACGCCGATCCGCTGGCCGACATTCGCAACACGAAATCGGTGAAGCTGGTCATGCGCGGGGGCCAATTGTTCGACGCCGATACGCTCGACGAACTTTGGCCGGTCGAACGGAAACTCCCCGCGCCGTGGTTCGCCGACGGCGCAAACGAAACGCAATGGCTGCCGTCCGAATAG
- a CDS encoding NPP1 family protein, translating to MNIFKIILSFLIAFCGPAAWAAEPPPMLWANADTMATIYHPVFDFDGDGCYPSVGIGRNGAYNGGEDRKGYPEARCRDLSDLNNSNLYSRTRCKTGGGAWGNRVYCATIFSLYFQKDQVLPLSACDGCDAGGHRHDVESVIIWTISQEDWNSDPNNKVITDVTISHHKDRQTLPANSSTIRWWTDASGRNTHPKIVYHKDGGSTHVLRFANAGDDAVENHWGRWWSNGLVSWDNMSGDGSLNNAAMKNLFNNPQSGTDYHFNDLSFCGKVNGWKPSSFPAIC from the coding sequence ATGAATATATTCAAGATAATTCTGTCATTCCTGATTGCCTTTTGCGGCCCGGCGGCATGGGCGGCCGAACCGCCGCCGATGCTGTGGGCCAATGCCGATACAATGGCGACAATCTATCACCCGGTGTTCGATTTCGACGGGGACGGTTGCTACCCCTCGGTGGGGATCGGCCGCAACGGGGCCTATAATGGCGGCGAGGATCGCAAGGGATATCCCGAAGCCCGATGCCGCGACCTATCTGATCTGAACAACTCTAACCTCTATTCGCGGACGCGGTGCAAGACCGGCGGCGGCGCGTGGGGCAATCGCGTTTATTGCGCCACCATCTTCTCGCTCTATTTCCAGAAGGATCAGGTGCTGCCGCTCAGCGCCTGCGACGGTTGCGACGCCGGCGGCCATCGTCACGACGTCGAATCGGTCATCATCTGGACGATCAGCCAGGAAGACTGGAACAGCGACCCGAACAACAAGGTCATCACCGACGTCACCATTTCGCACCACAAGGACAGGCAGACGCTGCCCGCAAATTCTTCGACGATCCGGTGGTGGACCGACGCATCGGGCAGAAATACGCATCCCAAGATCGTCTACCACAAGGACGGCGGCAGCACGCATGTCCTGCGCTTCGCAAACGCGGGTGACGATGCGGTCGAAAATCACTGGGGCCGGTGGTGGTCGAACGGCCTCGTCTCGTGGGACAATATGTCGGGCGACGGTTCGCTTAACAACGCCGCGATGAAGAATCTTTTCAATAATCCGCAGTCCGGCACCGACTATCATTTCAATGACCTGTCCTTCTGCGGCAAGGTCAACGGCTGGAAACCTTCGAGCTTCCCGGCGATTTGCTGA